CTTAATCCCTTTTTCTTCAGGTCGGAATCCCATCTCGGGTTCGATGCGTATCCGGACGCATATGGTGTCTTAATCCCTTTTTCTTCAGGTCGGAATCCCATCCCGGAAGGGTATCACACATCGATCTCGGATCCGCGCCGTCTTAATCCCTTTTTCTTCAGGTCGGAATCCCATCGGTGTAATCATGCAGCAACGGATGGAGATATACGGTCTTAATCCCTTTTTCTTCAGGTCGGAATCCCATCCTACAGCATCTGGGATCGTGGTGACGGTCAGCACTACGGTGTCTTAATCCCTTTTTCTTCAGGTCGGAATCCCATCCCAATATGCACATGGTGGGCGCCTGTCTGCTCGCGGGTCTTAATCCCTTTTTCTTCAGGTCGGAATCCCATCCCTCTACCTTTGAGGAGGCGAAGCAGGCACTGGGTCTTAATCCCTTTTTCTTCAGGTCGGAATCCCATCAGACGCTACTCGGTAGCGTCTGGTCGGCCTTTTTGTCTTAATCCCTTTTTCTTCAGGTCGGAATCCCATCGGGGGCAAAGGAGGGAACATCATGATGGAAATCTGTCTTAATCCCTTTTTCTTCAGGTCGGAATCCCATCATCTAGAGGCCGCCCGGTGTTGTAATGGGGAATGCGTCTTAATCCCTTTTTCTTCAGGTCGGAATCCCATCGCAAAAATTCTGGAAGTGGTACCGGGCGGATCTAGGTCTTAATCCCTTTTTCTTCAGGTCGGAATCCCATCTTATTTTCACATATGGAACGAATTTCGCTCTGGAGTCTTAATCCCTTTTTCTTCAGGTCGGAATCCCATCTGTCGGGTACGGCGAGTATGAGCCGTACACCGAGGTCTTAATCCCTTTTTCTTCAGGTCGGAATCCCATCTGTAATGGGGAATGCGAATTGCATTCCCCCATGGAGGTCTTAATCCCTTTTTCTTCAGGTCGGAATCCCATCGGCGTCACGGCCTACCCCGCCACCTGGCGAGAGTCTTAATCCCTTTTTCTTCAGGTCGGAATCCCATCGTATTCCCGCACCGCCGAAGAATATTCCACCATCAGGTCTTAATCCCTTTTTCTTCAGGTCGGAATCCCATCTGGCGCACCCTCCGGCGGCGAATTGAGGAGGCCGTCTTAATCCCTTTTTCTTCAGGTCGGAATCCCATCCGCCCCCCACCAAAAACTCGCGCAATATCGGCTGGTTCCACGATCCGATGCGCAACATGTTTGTCCGTCGCGCTGGAACATGTTTTGCTCACCCCCTTCCCGTTCATGATTGTCCCTGTTTCCACAGATTCAGCCATCCCGTCAAGCTGCTCAGATGTTTGGGGCTCAGCACCTGAAACCCCGCTTGCTTGGCCCGATCCCGCAAGGTCGGCGACGGTTCCTGCGCGGCCAGTACCCAGGTGTCACCCAACAGCCCTCGCACGTCCTCGCCAAGGCTCTTTACTTTATACGCCACGTCGTTGTCGAGTTCCTTCCGCCCGTCCCACCGGAGTGTTTTGCATTCGATAAACAGCATGCGGTTCCGGTGGCAAGCCAACACGTCAAATTCGTTCTTCGCGGAGGTCGCCCCTTCCCATGCTCCCGTGACTCCCATGCGGACATCGAACAGCCCGGCTTCACGCGCCCTCATGAAGGCATATTCTTCCAGCCAACCTCCGCCGAGGAATCGAGCCGAATCCAGATCACTGAACCGCACCGCGCGGGTCCCCTCAAGCTTGAGCAGCCCCGCTTGCGCGAACTGCTCGAAGAGCGCGCGCCACTCGCCATGTAATGCCTTGTTGAGCCGTTGCACCGGCTGCACCAGTTCGTGGCCCTGTTCGTCCATGGCTCGATGGGCCACCCCGTTGATGAACCCGACGAATTCGCCGAAGCGCGCCGCCTGGTGAGCCAGCGCCATCACGATCTCGCTGCGCGCCCGAATCCTCGCCACCCGGCTCGTGTCATCGCTCGCGCTTCCGGAATAGCGGAACCCTTGGACGGCCAAGTAGCGCGGCACAT
This sequence is a window from Candidatus Nitrospira inopinata. Protein-coding genes within it:
- a CDS encoding Card1-like endonuclease domain-containing protein, producing MLIHVAIVSDQFLPTVIPALMHQPKLVVLVASQPMAAKAERLRRVLEAERRAVDIREQAPDAGLDGIRAYAAHLAEDLMARWPGAELVFNATGGNKLMTLGFVEVFRERADRIIYTDTAHGRIEVIHDRHTQGTQPESMRDVLDVPRYLAVQGFRYSGSASDDTSRVARIRARSEIVMALAHQAARFGEFVGFINGVAHRAMDEQGHELVQPVQRLNKALHGEWRALFEQFAQAGLLKLEGTRAVRFSDLDSARFLGGGWLEEYAFMRAREAGLFDVRMGVTGAWEGATSAKNEFDVLACHRNRMLFIECKTLRWDGRKELDNDVAYKVKSLGEDVRGLLGDTWVLAAQEPSPTLRDRAKQAGFQVLSPKHLSSLTGWLNLWKQGQS